The sequence GGACGTTGCCATGTTACTCCACCGACATATAACATGAAACAACTACCTTTTTCAGGTACTAACTTCCGCTGAAGCCGAGGCGCCAACTGCCGGACCAAGCCAGCTGAATCTAACGGCCATCATCTCAAAGCAAGGCTGCAAAGCCTTCGCCGACTTGCTCAAAGCTTCCGGAGCCGACTTCACCTTCGAGACAAACATCGACGGTGGCCTGACGGTGTTCTGCCCGACTGACTCCGTCGTCAACGCATTCCTCCCCAAGTACAAAAAACTAACGGCGTCCCAGAAGCTGTCGCTGCTGCTCTACCACGGTGTCCCGGTCTACCAGTCCCTCCAGGATCTCAAATCCAACAACGGCCTCGTCAACACGCTGGCCACAGACAAGGCGAAGAAGTTCGATTTCACGGTTCAGAGTGACGGTGAGGTTGTCAATTTGGAGACGGAGGTGGTGACGGCGAAGATCACGGGGACGGTGATCGATCAGGAGCCGTTGGTGGTTTATAAGGTGAACAAGGTATTGCAGCCAACGGAACTGTTTAAGGCGACGGTGGCTCCCGCACCGAAGGAGGTGGATGATTCGGCTGAGGCACCATCGGATGATTCGGAAGATCAGACGGCTGATAGTGAGAAGAATGGAGTTGCGGGATTGGACGGTGGGAGATTGGTCGCggttgttttgagtttttgcgtCGGGGTTTTGCTTTTGTGATTGGTTTGAGAAGGGTATTATTTTTGTGattgatttttatttctttaatttaatCTGGTGAATAATATGTTGTAAAGATGTATTGTGTTATTacaattattttgcatgttatACCATTTAAACACAAAGAGAATATTGTTGTGAAGTGAAATTAAGGTGTATAATGATTTGCAAATTTCGTATTAAAGATTATGTATGGGTATTGTGAATGCAAATTTCGTACAAAGTTAGATTGACGAAATCGCAACTGCAAAATAATAAACACCATAGCCTAATTGACGAACACCAAAAGATCAGGAGAGGTTGTCAGCCAAAGGATCTCCGATGCGTAAGTCAAAATAGTAGTTTGAGAGAATCTGAATAAAGAGAATTAATTATGAGTAGTAAGTGTGGGTTATTGATTTTCCTGTTTAACTTGGTTATTTATAAACCTGAAGCCTTGTAGGAAACTGAGCGAGGAGATTGCAAGCCATACTAGGCATACTGCTATGTTTTGCTAGTGATGGTGCAGACCAGTCTCCACAGACAGCTTAAAAATTGTTCTAGGGCTTCATGGTTGATTGGAGCGTAGTAGTGTCGGACACCCAAATGGGAGACTCTAAAGAGTCGGCTTCCTTGTGTGagtgttttctttttaaaaataaGTACTTGTATAGTTTTGAAGTGTTTGATGGTCCGCTAGTACCACGCAGTTGGTCATAAACAATGCTGATGTTTCCTTGCTAAAAATAAGTGCTTGTGCAATTCTAGAGCATTTAGAAGTCCTTAAGCAGCACGAAATTGGTTATACATTTATTGTCTCTAAAAATCTCTGAAGTGTTTGAAGGTTACGCAATTTTGTAGCTACTTTATAATCAACTGcatgttgaaaaatataaaagaaagtaTTTTAGAGATTTGTTTTGATCTAATTAGGGATCTGATTTGGTCTAGATTTATTGGTCTTGTGGACAAAGGTTTGGTTTAATTTACTTCCTATTACTGCTCCTTTGTAATCTTATAAATACCTCCTTCTGGACTGAAGTTGTATTTGACAAATGTGAAATTGCAAGagaattttaaatttatcaaaaaaaaaaattattttcactttggtatTAAAATAGAGTTCAATTCTTGGTTGAACTTTGCTGTGAGCGTTTTCACGTCTTTTGTGTACCCACATGCTATGAAGCTGAGAGTGAATATTGTCTATGATAGTTAGATGAAAAGGAAGGTAAAGTTGTTTCAGCTGCTGTGAAAAAAAGAttaaggaaaattttggaaggaaaaaaaaaagctggaGAAAAGAGATGAAAAACGCGGGTGTATTTGGGGGCGCTCAAGTTCATTCCTCACGCCGTTTACAAGCTGCTCGAGAATATGCCGATGCCGTGGGAGCAGAGCCGGAAAGTCAAGGTTTTATACCATTTGACCGGCGCAATCACGTTCGAAGTGTCGTTGCTGTCAGCTATTAGAATGGTACAAGGAGCATGGCCCTGCGTCATATCCAGTTAAAGTTCGTGTGATATATCagaaattgttcaagtgtttTCTGTTGAATGAGCTGCATCAGAAACCAAGGCTCAAAAGAAGACTCACATGTTTCCGTCGCTTAGCTACCAAATTTTTCCAGACTACAGAACTTGATTGAGCTGAAACTACCAAAATTTTCTAGACTACAGAGGCCAAATGAGTTCACCACCTATTGGACACAAAGGTTGAGACTCGGCATCCTATCAGGCTCTACTCTCGGTACATGGACAGGGTGCATATGTTGTTCAGCTTCACTCATGAGGGAGCTCGAGACCTTATCCAGCGATATCTGACTGAGCATCCGGATCCCAATAATGAAAATATGGTCGGATTTAATAATTAGAAGTGCTGGCCAAGAGATGCTATAATGAGGCTCATGAACCATGATGCCAATCTTGGGAGAAGCGTTTTCTTCGATATGAAGAACCGTCTCCCTTGAAGCATCACAGCTTTAGAGTGGGAGATACAGCAAGAATAATCCAAATTTGCTCTTCAGCATGTGTCGTTTTGAAGTTAGATACTTCCCTAGGTAAATGAATCGAGAAGCATTTAGCAGCACAAAAGAATTGCAGaataagaagacaaagaagaggCCTGCCGTTGCTTTCTTACGAGTTGATGATGGACACATGAAGGTGTTTGAGAATCGTGTGAGGCAGATCCTTATGTCCCCAGGGACCACAATATTCACAAAAATTGTCAACAAATGGAAAAGGCCCTTATCGGTCTTATGACTTACTTCTGTGAAACGACTGTGCATACACAAAGGCTGCTTGATTTGCTGGTTAAATGCGAAAATAAATTCAGACTCGTATTAAGATTGGATTGAATTCGAAATGCGTAGCAGGTTTCCACTAGTCATGTTTTACACAACAAAAGAAATTGAAGGGCTTGCCGTGTTATCTATGGGTCATATATTGATTCCACAAAGTGACCTCGGATACAGTCAACAGACAGATTTGGGTGTGACACACTCTAGGAGTGGAATGAGTCATGAAGAGGACCAGCTGATTCCAAATATTTCCCGTTACGTACAACCATGGGAGAGTGAAATTATAGGTTCTCAACGTGTTTGGCAGAATATGCAATGAAATTAGGCAGGAAGGTCAGACACAAAATCGGCGTCTAACCCTAGAAGATTTGAAAGAGTCACGGGATATGGGAATACCGCGCATATGTAATTACTTTGTTCCAGAAGGACCGGCAGACTTTGGCTTACGACAAAGGGTGGAGAGTTCGCACAGAATTTAAGCAGTACCATGTCTTGGAGAAAAATCCTCTCTGGTGGACACACTAGAGGCATGATGCAAATTGCTGGTTACTTGCACGGTGTAAGCCCACCCGACAACCCTCGGGTTAAGGAAATTCGACGCATGGTCATGCCACCACAGTGGGGGACGCACCAGCAAGTTCATCTGCCATCAGCTCTTTCTGAGAATGATTTCCTCAATGATTTAGAGCCTTTGGGGTGGATGCACACGCAGCCAAATGAGCTTCCTCAGCTTTCTTTCCAGGATGTCGCATGGCTGGAGAACACCAAGCAAGAGAATGGGGAGAAGTGCAACATTTTAACCTGCAGCTTCACTCCAGGTTCTTGCTGGTTGCCTGCATGTAAGCTTACTCTGGCGGGTTATGAGTGGGGACGTAGTGCTAATACAGGAGACAGCGGAAGCAAAGTTAATCCACAAGGATACCTTTCCAACCCATTCTGAGAAAGCTCAGATGATTCTCAGCGACTGGTTTCTTGGATTCTTCAAGATTCCTGATAATGGCCCGTAGAACTACAACTTCATGGGGGTGAGGCATACAGCAAGCATGAAGTATGACATGAAGCTTGGGATGCTGAGGGAGTACTATCACCAGGACCACTGCCCGATCCATTTCCTTGAGTTCTGCAACATGGAGGAAGGTGCCACAGTAGAGGGAGGTCGTGACGATCACTTCGAGTAAATCCTTCTCCGTTCTTTTGTCCTAATCACTGCATGTAGAAGTAAGTATTTTACTGGATATTGAAATACCTCAATTTAATATATGACTTTTGTTCTTAACGTTTGTTAGTCTTCCTTACATATTCAACATGAATAAGAGAGTTAATTTCTCTAAACGTCTTTACATATAATAAAGTAGCAACACGCTTCATAGCTTTTCACGGTGACATGATTTTTGCTTCATGATTCAGGCGTTATAAGGCTGTTTATGGTTCGTAACTTGGTATTACTATAATTTCACAGCacttttatatatttgtttcgtTGATTATGTAACGGT is a genomic window of Malus domestica chromosome 09, GDT2T_hap1 containing:
- the LOC139187759 gene encoding pre-mRNA-processing-splicing factor 8A-like, with amino-acid sequence MSWRKILSGGHTRGMMQIAGYLHGVSPPDNPRVKEIRRMVMPPQWGTHQQVHLPSALSENDFLNDLEPLGWMHTQPNELPQLSFQDVAWLENTKQENGEKCNILTCSFTPGSCWLPACKLTLAGYEWGRSANTGDSGSKNYNFMGVRHTASMKYDMKLGMLREYYHQDHCPIHFLEFCNMEEGATVEGGRDDHFERYKAVYGS